A genomic stretch from bacterium includes:
- a CDS encoding hydrogenase iron-sulfur subunit: MSKAASVKKSEKEFEPKVLVFACNWCSYAGADTAGVSRLEYSPNVRLLRVMCSGRVHPSFVLKAFVEGSDGVIVSGCHFGDCLYMFGNYKAQEQYGKLKSLVELIGLEPDRIALEWISAAEGPRFAKVINDFVETIRTLGPSPLVKRNGR; this comes from the coding sequence ATGTCTAAGGCGGCATCGGTCAAGAAGTCCGAGAAGGAATTCGAGCCGAAGGTTCTGGTCTTCGCCTGTAATTGGTGTTCCTACGCGGGAGCCGACACGGCCGGCGTCAGCCGCTTGGAATACAGTCCCAACGTGCGGCTCCTGCGCGTGATGTGCTCCGGCCGCGTGCATCCCTCGTTCGTTCTTAAAGCGTTTGTCGAAGGCAGTGACGGCGTGATCGTTTCCGGTTGCCACTTCGGAGATTGCCTCTACATGTTCGGCAACTACAAAGCTCAAGAGCAGTACGGAAAGCTGAAATCACTCGTGGAACTGATCGGACTCGAGCCGGATCGAATTGCGCTCGAATGGATTTCTGCGGCGGAGGGGCCGCGATTCGCGAAAGTGATCAACGATTTTGTCGAAACAATACGCACACTCGGTCCCAGCCCACTCGTCAAGAGGAACGGACGCTGA
- a CDS encoding (Fe-S)-binding protein: MAETAQIQIDLKRYRINECLECGRCTAVCPVAKTHAFSPRRSLSFAISNSASTLASDTSVWACLTCRRCELVCPAEIPYSAANRSMRALLRGLGVKQTCTHGGVFEQITSLMTRPGLEQNRLGWVTKDLKVKQKGGDTLFFTGCSPYFAAYFGEPYAEHLLGSLRAAVKLMNKVGIEPLVLANERCCGHDALLRGEVELFETLAGMVKEQIQANGVKRVVFTCPECFSTLRDDHPSVVGKWNVELLHISDVLSGKLSALPFRETKRCATYQDPCRLGRYSNHYEEPRKVVGAIPQFELREMEHNRQRAICCGNTAWIGCDGGTKQMQKQRLAEATATGSDVLLTACPKCLIHLTCSLSGDDGAIGESLKIQDLWEFTASCLE; the protein is encoded by the coding sequence ATGGCGGAGACGGCACAAATCCAGATTGATCTTAAGCGCTATCGTATCAACGAATGTCTCGAATGCGGTCGCTGCACCGCGGTGTGCCCGGTTGCCAAGACGCACGCGTTCTCCCCGCGCCGTTCGCTCTCCTTTGCCATATCGAATAGTGCGTCCACTCTGGCGTCCGATACTTCCGTCTGGGCTTGTTTGACCTGCCGCCGCTGCGAGCTTGTCTGTCCGGCCGAGATTCCTTATTCCGCCGCCAATCGCTCTATGCGTGCTCTGTTGCGCGGGCTCGGCGTCAAACAAACCTGTACGCATGGCGGAGTCTTTGAGCAGATTACGTCGCTCATGACGCGCCCCGGCCTCGAGCAAAATCGTCTCGGTTGGGTGACGAAAGATCTGAAGGTCAAGCAAAAGGGCGGAGATACACTGTTCTTCACCGGTTGCTCGCCCTATTTCGCCGCTTATTTCGGCGAGCCGTACGCCGAGCATCTGCTGGGTTCACTACGCGCCGCCGTGAAGCTCATGAACAAAGTCGGTATCGAGCCGCTCGTCCTTGCCAATGAGCGCTGTTGCGGTCACGATGCCCTGTTGCGGGGCGAGGTGGAACTCTTTGAGACACTGGCCGGAATGGTCAAGGAACAGATTCAAGCGAACGGCGTCAAGCGCGTCGTATTCACTTGTCCCGAGTGTTTTTCAACTCTTCGCGATGATCACCCGAGCGTAGTGGGCAAGTGGAACGTCGAGCTGCTTCACATTTCGGACGTCCTGTCCGGCAAGCTCAGCGCGCTGCCGTTCCGCGAGACAAAACGGTGCGCCACGTACCAAGATCCCTGCCGACTCGGACGCTATTCGAATCACTATGAAGAGCCCCGTAAAGTCGTGGGCGCGATTCCCCAGTTCGAGCTGCGTGAAATGGAGCACAACCGCCAGCGCGCCATTTGCTGCGGAAATACCGCCTGGATCGGCTGCGACGGTGGAACGAAACAAATGCAGAAACAGCGACTCGCTGAAGCCACTGCGACCGGTAGCGATGTTCTTCTCACCGCCTGTCCGAAATGTCTCATTCACCTGACTTGTTCCCTGAGTGGAGATGACGGTGCAATCGGCGAGTCGCTCAAGATTCAAGATCTGTGGGAATTCACGGCTTCCTGCCTCGAGTAA